A section of the Mesorhizobium loti genome encodes:
- the betI gene encoding choline-binding transcriptional repressor BetI: MPKVGMEPLRRKALIDATISAIGERGSLDVTMSEIAGRAGVSSALAHHYFGAKDELLFATMRHILAELTVDMRRALQSTASPRERVSAVVAVNFSDIQFQPETIAAWLAFYVEAQKSSALRRLLRIYARRLHSNLMSGLTGILPRAEADRAAEATAAMIDGLYIRRALKDGVPDAATAIALVEDYLETKLGERQKQ; the protein is encoded by the coding sequence ATGCCGAAAGTCGGAATGGAGCCATTGCGCCGCAAGGCGCTCATCGACGCGACGATCTCGGCGATCGGCGAGCGCGGGTCGCTTGACGTGACCATGTCCGAGATCGCCGGGCGTGCGGGCGTGTCGTCCGCGCTTGCCCATCACTATTTCGGCGCCAAGGACGAGCTGTTGTTCGCGACGATGCGGCACATATTGGCTGAACTGACCGTCGATATGCGCCGTGCCCTGCAATCCACCGCCTCCCCGCGCGAACGCGTCTCCGCCGTGGTTGCCGTCAACTTCTCCGACATCCAGTTCCAGCCCGAAACCATCGCCGCATGGCTCGCCTTCTATGTCGAGGCACAGAAATCATCGGCCTTGCGACGGCTGCTCAGGATCTATGCGCGGCGGCTGCATTCGAATCTGATGAGCGGGCTGACCGGCATCCTGCCCCGGGCAGAGGCTGACCGCGCCGCGGAGGCGACAGCCGCGATGATCGACGGGCTCTACATCAGGCGGGCGTTGAAGGACGGCGTGCCCGACGCCGCGACCGCGATCGCGCTGGTCGAGGACTATCTCGAAACCAAACTCGGCGAGCGGCAAAAACAGTGA
- a CDS encoding asparaginase, which produces MANPVLIEVLRGAIVESAHRGAVAVFDADGKAVLEIGDTSRPVFPRSAVKAIQALPLVESGAADAYGFGNRELALACASHSGEPAHVELARSMLARAGLDGSALECGTHWPSNHDAEIALARTGDLPSALHNNCSGKHSGFLCTCVHSGIAHRGYVKAGHALQEMVRDAMQAVTGAVHGPDERATDGCSIPTYAVPLRSFALGFARMATTHGFGPERAKAAKRLLSACMAEPFFVAGTGREDVALMEAAPGRIFAKGGAEGVHCSAIPELGLGIAIKCDDGAGRAGEAMVAAVLARLLRADEALSAKLRELANAPIESRIGAKVGALRPTPALN; this is translated from the coding sequence ATGGCAAATCCGGTTCTGATCGAAGTCTTGCGCGGCGCGATCGTCGAGAGCGCGCATCGCGGTGCTGTCGCGGTCTTCGATGCCGACGGCAAAGCGGTCCTGGAGATCGGCGACACCTCGAGGCCGGTGTTTCCGCGCTCGGCGGTCAAGGCCATCCAGGCCCTGCCGCTGGTCGAAAGCGGCGCTGCCGATGCCTATGGCTTCGGTAACCGCGAACTGGCGCTGGCCTGTGCCTCGCATTCGGGCGAGCCGGCCCATGTCGAATTGGCGCGCTCCATGTTGGCCAGGGCCGGGCTGGACGGGTCGGCACTCGAATGCGGCACGCATTGGCCCTCGAACCATGACGCCGAGATTGCGCTCGCCCGCACCGGCGATTTGCCCAGCGCGTTGCACAACAACTGCTCGGGCAAGCATTCCGGGTTTCTCTGCACCTGCGTGCACTCCGGCATTGCGCATCGTGGTTACGTCAAGGCGGGGCACGCCCTGCAGGAAATGGTGCGCGATGCCATGCAGGCTGTAACCGGCGCTGTCCATGGCCCGGATGAGCGAGCGACCGACGGCTGCTCGATCCCGACCTATGCGGTGCCGCTCAGGAGTTTCGCGCTCGGCTTTGCCCGCATGGCGACGACACATGGTTTCGGTCCGGAGCGAGCCAAGGCGGCGAAGCGCCTGCTTTCCGCCTGCATGGCGGAGCCCTTTTTTGTCGCCGGCACGGGCCGCGAAGACGTCGCGCTGATGGAAGCAGCACCTGGCCGCATCTTTGCGAAAGGCGGCGCCGAAGGCGTCCACTGCAGCGCGATACCTGAACTTGGCCTCGGCATAGCGATCAAATGCGACGATGGCGCCGGCCGCGCCGGCGAGGCCATGGTCGCCGCCGTCCTCGCCAGGCTGCTGCGTGCGGACGAGGCCCTGTCGGCGAAGCTGCGCGAACTGGCCAACGCGCCGATCGAAAGCCGGATCGGTGCCAAGGTCGGGGCGCTGAGGCCGACACCAGCCTTGAATTGA
- a CDS encoding acetyl-CoA acetyltransferase, which translates to MTACIVGWAHSRFGKLEGETLENLIVKVATDALDHAGIGPDEVDEIVLGHFNAGFSAQDFTASLVLQADDRLRFKPATRVENACATGSAAVRQGIRAIDANAARIVLVVGAEQMTTTPGPEIGKNLLKASYLPEDGETPAGFAGVFGKIAQAYFQRYGDQSDALAMIAAKNHKNGVDNPYAQMRKDFGYEFCRQESEKNPFVAGPLKRTDCSLVSDGAAALVLADTATALKMRRAVAFRANEHVQDFLPMSKRDILSFEGCEQAWTRALKNAGLTLDDLSFVETHDCFTIAELIEYEAMGLAKPGEGARLALDGTTAKDGRLPVNPSGGLKAKGHPIGATGVSMHVLTAMQLVGEAGGIQVPGAKLGGIFNMGGAAVANYVSILDRIR; encoded by the coding sequence ATGACCGCATGCATCGTCGGCTGGGCGCATTCGCGCTTCGGCAAGCTTGAGGGCGAGACGCTCGAGAACCTGATCGTCAAGGTCGCGACGGACGCGCTCGACCATGCCGGCATCGGCCCGGACGAGGTCGACGAGATCGTACTCGGCCATTTCAACGCCGGCTTTTCGGCGCAGGATTTCACCGCCAGCCTAGTGCTTCAGGCGGACGACCGGCTGCGTTTCAAGCCGGCAACGCGTGTCGAGAACGCCTGCGCCACGGGATCGGCGGCGGTCAGGCAAGGCATCCGTGCCATCGATGCCAACGCGGCCCGCATCGTGCTGGTGGTCGGCGCCGAGCAGATGACGACGACGCCAGGCCCCGAGATCGGCAAGAACCTGCTGAAGGCGTCCTATCTGCCGGAGGACGGCGAGACGCCCGCGGGCTTCGCCGGCGTCTTCGGCAAGATCGCGCAGGCCTATTTCCAGCGTTATGGCGACCAATCGGATGCGCTGGCGATGATCGCCGCCAAGAACCACAAGAACGGGGTCGACAATCCCTATGCGCAGATGCGCAAGGATTTCGGCTATGAGTTCTGCCGGCAGGAGAGCGAGAAGAACCCCTTCGTCGCCGGTCCTCTGAAGCGCACCGACTGCTCGCTGGTCTCCGACGGTGCCGCCGCCCTTGTCCTTGCCGACACGGCAACGGCGCTGAAGATGCGCCGCGCCGTCGCCTTCCGCGCCAACGAACATGTGCAGGACTTCCTGCCGATGTCGAAGCGCGACATCCTGTCCTTCGAGGGCTGCGAACAGGCGTGGACCCGCGCGTTGAAGAACGCCGGTTTGACGCTGGACGACCTGTCCTTTGTCGAGACGCACGACTGCTTCACCATCGCGGAACTGATCGAGTACGAGGCTATGGGGCTGGCGAAGCCCGGCGAGGGCGCCAGGCTGGCGCTGGACGGCACGACGGCGAAGGACGGCCGCCTGCCGGTCAATCCGTCCGGCGGGCTGAAGGCCAAGGGCCACCCCATCGGTGCGACCGGTGTCTCGATGCATGTGCTGACCGCCATGCAGCTTGTCGGTGAAGCCGGCGGCATCCAGGTGCCGGGCGCCAAGCTTGGGGGTATCTTCAACATGGGCGGAGCGGCGGTCGCCAACTACGTTTCCATTCTCGACAGGATCAGATAA
- a CDS encoding TIGR03808 family TAT-translocated repetitive protein — translation MLNRRTLLTQTAGFAVIGLALGKAAAANLTGIEKASMRGSINATELGVQPGTFDDQSKAFAKLLRDANSRDIPVFLPAGTYVVSNLSLPSRVRLSGVPGATRIVYGGDGHLFMAEQADHIELAGLVFDGSNRSMGDYAQGLLDLRRVGHLVVDNCQITGSGKNGLALEHAAGRIERSDISGAADAGIYSVEAGGLAITGNAVSDCANGGILVHRWQAAEDGTMVTGNRVERIGARSGGTGQNGNGINAFRAGNVIISGNVVSDCAFSAIRANSSSNLQISGNTCSRSGETAVYSEFSFEGAVISNNIVDGAANGISIVNFNEGGRMGVCSGNIVRNLSTSGPYSADPPGFGVGIGVEADTTVSNNVIENAPLYGMSIGWGPYLRNVVATGNIIRKAGTGIVVSVVEGAGTAVISDNVIDGALNGAVVGQRWAQPVTADLTQSSNSGFAHLTVERNRVS, via the coding sequence ATGTTGAACAGACGGACCCTGCTGACGCAAACGGCCGGCTTTGCCGTGATAGGCCTTGCGCTTGGCAAGGCGGCGGCCGCCAACCTGACCGGCATCGAAAAAGCCTCGATGCGCGGCTCTATCAATGCCACCGAACTTGGTGTGCAGCCCGGGACATTCGACGACCAGAGCAAGGCCTTTGCCAAGCTGCTGCGCGACGCGAACAGCCGGGACATACCGGTGTTCCTGCCGGCGGGCACCTATGTGGTGTCCAATCTCTCGTTGCCCAGCCGTGTGCGTCTTTCCGGCGTGCCCGGGGCAACGCGGATCGTCTATGGCGGCGACGGCCATCTTTTCATGGCTGAACAAGCCGACCATATCGAGCTCGCCGGGCTGGTCTTCGACGGTTCGAACCGTTCGATGGGTGACTATGCGCAAGGGCTGCTCGATCTGCGCAGGGTCGGCCATCTCGTCGTCGACAATTGCCAGATAACCGGAAGCGGCAAGAACGGACTGGCGCTGGAACACGCGGCGGGCCGCATCGAACGCTCCGACATATCGGGCGCGGCGGACGCCGGCATCTACTCGGTCGAAGCGGGTGGACTGGCAATCACCGGCAATGCCGTCTCCGATTGCGCCAATGGCGGCATCCTCGTGCATCGCTGGCAGGCGGCCGAAGACGGCACGATGGTCACCGGCAACCGCGTCGAACGCATCGGCGCGCGCAGCGGCGGGACCGGCCAGAACGGCAATGGCATCAACGCCTTCCGTGCCGGCAACGTCATCATCTCGGGCAACGTCGTCTCGGATTGCGCTTTCTCGGCGATCCGCGCCAACAGTTCCAGCAATTTGCAGATATCAGGCAATACCTGTTCACGCTCGGGTGAAACCGCGGTCTACTCCGAATTCTCCTTCGAGGGCGCCGTCATCAGCAACAACATCGTCGATGGCGCGGCCAATGGCATATCGATCGTCAACTTCAACGAAGGCGGCCGCATGGGTGTCTGCTCGGGCAACATCGTGCGCAATTTGTCGACCAGCGGCCCCTATAGCGCCGATCCACCCGGGTTCGGCGTCGGCATCGGCGTCGAGGCCGACACCACCGTTTCCAACAATGTCATCGAGAACGCGCCGCTCTACGGCATGTCGATCGGCTGGGGCCCGTATCTGCGCAATGTGGTGGCCACCGGCAACATCATCCGCAAGGCAGGCACGGGCATCGTCGTCAGCGTGGTCGAGGGTGCCGGCACGGCCGTCATCTCCGACAACGTCATCGACGGCGCGTTGAACGGCGCAGTCGTCGGCCAGCGCTGGGCGCAGCCGGTGACGGCGGACCTGACCCAGTCAAGCAACAGCGGCTTTGCGCATCTGACGGTCGAGCGCAACCGCGTCAGTTGA